A single Nicotiana tabacum cultivar K326 chromosome 5, ASM71507v2, whole genome shotgun sequence DNA region contains:
- the LOC107817424 gene encoding uncharacterized protein LOC107817424 encodes MPPNNFPLRWESTGDQWWFASPIDWAAANGHYDIVRELLHLDTNLLIKLTSLRRIRRLETVWDDEEQFDDVAKCRSEVAKKLLLQGETKKGHNSLIRAGYGGWLLYTAASAGDVEFVKQLLERDPLLVFGEGEYGVTDILYAAARSKNSQVFRLLFDSSISLENEVSSTFRLEMMNRAVHAAARGGNVDMLRQILGTCSDVLVYRDAQGSTLLHSASARGQVQVVRSLLETYDLINSRDNQGNTALHVAAYRGYLSVVEVLVSVSPSSISLRNNYGDTFLHMAVAGFRTPSFRRLDRQMELMKQLVRGKVIEIEDIINIRNNDGRTALHMAVIENIQTDVVELLMTAFSINLNIRDADGNTPLDLLKQCPRSPSSEILIKRLISAGGISNCQDHMTRTALASHLKMQGIGGSPGASFRIPDAEIFLYAGIDNASDATSECASTEIDSCWGEPSPCHSAAGSNSSHKLGSVSSAARRLKFLLRLTRKKERKVDTTGLEDNMSVESHRLYAGLGDQPIPLRQRFSRMSSLPNNKRVLPVQNSLPSPSTKKKFAAGLMHGVIQMTPQSSYGSPSSAYSESSWSSPVVVDKEKRMDLGNMSGGASSLNLSNRREKSKLTRKHGSFNMKLMNQYFCFGAQGLAVENSVNCAQQDQHHRHPVVA; translated from the exons atgcctccaaataattttcctttgaGATGGGAAAGTACAGGGGATCAATGGTGGTTTGCTTCACCTATTGATTGGGCTGCAGCAAATGGTCATTATGACATAGTGAGGGAGTTGCTTCACTTAGACACCAATTTACTCATAAAGCTCACTTCTTTACGTAGAATAAGAAGGCTTGAGACTGTTTGGGATGACGAGGAACAGTTTGATGATGTTGCAAAATGTAGGTCTGAGGTTGCTAAAAAGCTTCtccttcaaggtgaaacaaagaAAGGGCATAACTCTTTGATTAGAGCTGGCTATGGTGGCTGGCTTCTTTATACTGCTGCCTCAGCTGGGGATGTTGAATTTGTCAAACAATTATTGGAAAGGGACCCACTTTTGGTGTTTGGAGAAGGAGAGTATGGTGTTACTGATATACTTTATGCAGCTGCTAGGAGTAAAAACTCTCAAGTATTTAGGCTGCTCTTTGATTCTTCAATCTCACTTGAAAATGAGGTTTCTTCCACTTTCAGGTTGGAAATGATGAATAGGGCAGTTCATGCTGCAGCTAGAGGGGGAAATGTTGACATGTTGAGACAGATTCTCGGAACTTGTTCTGATGTTTTGGTTTATAGAGATGCTCAAGGATCTACTCTCTTGCATTCTGCTTCTGCTAGAGGCCAGGTTCAG GTTGTTAGGAGTTTACTGGAAACATATGACCTTATTAACTCCAGAGACAACCAGGGGAACACTGCACTTCATGTGGCTGCTTATAGGGGTTACTTATCTGTGGTGGAAGTTCTTGTATCTGTTTCTCCTTCATCTATCTCATTGAGAAACAACTACGGAGACACGTTTCTTCACATGGCTGTAGCCGGATTTCGGACCCCAAGTTTCCGCAGACTGGATCGGCAAATGGAGTTAATGAAGCAGTTGGTACGTGGAAAGGTTATCGAGATCGAAGACATTATTAACATTAGGAACAATGATGGTCGGACTGCTCTTCACATGGCTGTAATTGAAAACATTCAGACTGATGTTGTGGAACTCCTCATGACTGCATTTTCCATAAATTTAAATATCCGTGATGCTGATGGAAATACCCCACTGGATCTCCTCAAGCAATGTCCAAGATCTCCATCGTCTGAGATATTGATTAAGCGCCTCATTTCAGCTGGAGGAATTTCCAATTGCCAAGACCATATGACAAGAACTGCCCTAGCTTCCCACTTGAAGATGCAGGGTATTGGGGGCAGTCCTGGTGCCTCTTTTAGGATCCCTGACGCTGAAATATTCCTGTATGCTGGCATTGATAATGCATCTGATGCCACTAGTGAGTGTGCAAGCACAGAAATCGATTCTTGCTGGGGTGAACCGAGCCCTTGCCATTCTGCTGCAGGGTCTAATTCATCACACAAGCTAGGCTCAGTTAGCAGTGCTGCTAGGCGCTTGAAGTTTCTTCTACGATTGacaaggaagaaagaaagaaaagtagatACCACCGGCTTAGAAGATAATATGTCTGTGGAATCACACAGATTGTATGCTGGCTTGGGAGACCAGCCAATACCTCTACGACAAAGATTCTCGAGGATGTCATCGCTTCCAAACAACAAAAGAGTGCTCCCTGTCCAAAATAGTCTACCAAGTCCATCTACCAAAAAGAAATTTGCAGCTGGTCTGATGCATGGCGTTATCCAAATGACACCTCAATCGTCTTATGGATCACCATCAAGTGCTTATTCTGAATCTTCCTGGTCATCTCCAGTGGTTGTCGACAAAGAAAAGAGGATGGATCTTGGCAATATGAGTGGAGGAGCCTCTAGCTTAAATCTGTCAAATAGGAGAGAAAAATCAAAACTGACACGTAAACATGGTTCCTTCAACATGAAGTTAATGAATCAGTACTTCTGTTTCGGCGCTCAAGGCCTCGCTGTGGAAAATTCTGTTAACTGTGCACAACAAGATCAACATCACAGGCATCCAGTGGTAGCATGA